CCCCGCCGCCCGGATGCGTCGTCAGGCACACCGAGCACATGCTCCGGTGCAGGAACCCGCGGCGCGAGACCGGGAAGCGCAGGGCGACACCGACGGGGCGGCCCTCGCGCTCCACCACCAGATAGCTGCGGTCGGGCGCGCCGGGATCCCGCCAGCCGAGGAAGTCGAGATCGTCCCACGGCCGTTCGCCGAGGTCCCGGGGCACCGCGAGCCGCTTGGCCTCGCCCTTGGAGCAGTTGACGAACGAGCCGCGGATGTCCTGCTCGGTGAGGGGTCTCA
Above is a genomic segment from Streptomyces collinus Tu 365 containing:
- a CDS encoding FBP domain-containing protein; its protein translation is MRPLTEQDIRGSFVNCSKGEAKRLAVPRDLGERPWDDLDFLGWRDPGAPDRSYLVVEREGRPVGVALRFPVSRRGFLHRSMCSVCLTTHPGGGVSLMTARKAGTAGREGNSVGVYMCTDLQCPLYVRGRKVPDSGARLEESLTLGEQIARTARNLSAFLDKLYV